A genomic window from Coregonus clupeaformis isolate EN_2021a unplaced genomic scaffold, ASM2061545v1 scaf0066, whole genome shotgun sequence includes:
- the LOC123483291 gene encoding complement C1q-like protein 2 isoform X2, translated as MKTTIVLQMTLLCYCLSGGQGQSDSDIATEDGNLKLKDEVAASTQSQPTCQPDIYTVLREMEARLKASENQLEELKRKCEDRPMAAFSAALGIKAGNIGPFNTETTLVYKKVFTNVGNHYKPTTAPVRGLYHFTFYCHAFAANPGYIFLYKNGERIAATADHATSGDRADNGSNGAVLMLEVGDQLYMRLGTNSWIYDDDNGYNLSTFNGILLFTQ; from the exons ATGAAGACCACTATAGTTCTGCAGATGACATTGTTGTGCTACTGCCTGTCTGGGGGACAGGGTCAGTCAGACAGTGACATAGCTACAGAGGATGGGAATCTGAAACTGAAAGATGAGGTTGCAGCCTCAACACAGTCCCAGCCAACCTGCCAGCCTGACATCTACACTGtgctgagagagatggaggccaGACTGAAAGCCAGTGAGAACCAGCTGGAGGAGCTGAAGAGAAAATGTGAAG ACAGACCAATGGCGGCCTTCTCTGCAGCACTGGGAATCAAGGCAGGGAACATAGGACCTTTCAACACTGAAACTACCCTGGTCTACAAAAAGGTCTTCACAAACGTTGGCAACCACTACAAACCCACTACAG CACCAGTGAGAGGACTCTACCACTTCACCTTCTATTGCCATGCATTTGCAGCCAACCCTGGGTACATTTTCCTGTATAAGAACGGGGAACGTATTGCTGCCACTGCAGATCACGCAACATCTGGTGACCGTGCAGATAATGGATCTAATGGGGCTGTACTGATGCTTGAGGTAGGAGACCAGCTCTACATGCGCCTTGGTACCAACTCATGGATCTACGATGATGACAATGGCTACAACCTCAGCACCTTCAATGGCATTCTGCTATTTACTCAGTAG
- the LOC123483291 gene encoding complement C1q tumor necrosis factor-related protein 3-like isoform X1: protein MKTTIVLQMTLLCYCLSGGQGQSDSDIATEDGNLKLKDEVAASTQSQPTCQPDIYTVLREMEARLKASENQLEELKRKCEDRPMAAFSAALGIKAGNIGPFNTETTLVYKKVFTNVGNHYKPTTGIFTAPVRGLYHFTFYCHAFAANPGYIFLYKNGERIAATADHATSGDRADNGSNGAVLMLEVGDQLYMRLGTNSWIYDDDNGYNLSTFNGILLFTQ from the exons ATGAAGACCACTATAGTTCTGCAGATGACATTGTTGTGCTACTGCCTGTCTGGGGGACAGGGTCAGTCAGACAGTGACATAGCTACAGAGGATGGGAATCTGAAACTGAAAGATGAGGTTGCAGCCTCAACACAGTCCCAGCCAACCTGCCAGCCTGACATCTACACTGtgctgagagagatggaggccaGACTGAAAGCCAGTGAGAACCAGCTGGAGGAGCTGAAGAGAAAATGTGAAG ACAGACCAATGGCGGCCTTCTCTGCAGCACTGGGAATCAAGGCAGGGAACATAGGACCTTTCAACACTGAAACTACCCTGGTCTACAAAAAGGTCTTCACAAACGTTGGCAACCACTACAAACCCACTACAG GTATCTTCACAGCACCAGTGAGAGGACTCTACCACTTCACCTTCTATTGCCATGCATTTGCAGCCAACCCTGGGTACATTTTCCTGTATAAGAACGGGGAACGTATTGCTGCCACTGCAGATCACGCAACATCTGGTGACCGTGCAGATAATGGATCTAATGGGGCTGTACTGATGCTTGAGGTAGGAGACCAGCTCTACATGCGCCTTGGTACCAACTCATGGATCTACGATGATGACAATGGCTACAACCTCAGCACCTTCAATGGCATTCTGCTATTTACTCAGTAG